The Niastella koreensis GR20-10 genome includes a window with the following:
- a CDS encoding TlpA family protein disulfide reductase, with the protein MKALSICSVALFISSSLAAKEPVIRLKVVGGENKTVSYLRPVEGRYFPELPKEDTLDEKGELTLPNAETVAGAYLFVYNGGYRLYVEPGESYTLTIDNKNKENPVSVEGQQQEAELALLKLNWKFSQTEGVALYKQDSVFAGNRQKVLHLLDSCMQPFNQLNAAHKISKPFYAYARSLINNYYTSLLASTLIQPIRSAVYNKDSAGYNGAALHRLDGEVQEAMKMINLADPATLMTDTYQEFLYFYQYVYLGYHLPLMKGEPVVRGTDNGDKVFIRLEIDLTKEPVREYTLALYLKTQLIENRFQLYIPDLYREFVGQYPHSRYINLLAAGVDKVKNYYTQSKKELTSDQRFVSNYESIATIEELLSHFKDKVIYIDMWATWCGPCKEQFGFKKDIEPFFKSKGVEVLYISLDRGNDKEKWVNMIKYYNLDGYHVMASEKLAGDIYKTFGKHNTLMIPRYVICKDGKVILKDAKRPQDKTALIKQIESVL; encoded by the coding sequence ATGAAGGCCCTGTCCATTTGTTCGGTAGCGTTATTCATTTCTTCGTCACTTGCAGCGAAAGAACCTGTCATTCGCCTTAAAGTAGTTGGGGGAGAGAACAAAACCGTCTCTTATCTCCGCCCGGTAGAAGGAAGATATTTTCCTGAATTGCCCAAAGAAGACACCCTGGATGAAAAGGGGGAACTGACCCTGCCGAATGCAGAAACCGTGGCAGGAGCGTATCTGTTCGTTTATAATGGAGGGTACAGGTTGTATGTAGAACCGGGTGAAAGTTATACGCTTACCATTGACAATAAGAATAAAGAAAACCCGGTAAGTGTAGAAGGGCAGCAGCAGGAAGCGGAACTGGCCCTGTTGAAGTTGAATTGGAAATTTTCTCAAACGGAAGGCGTTGCTTTATACAAGCAGGATTCCGTTTTTGCCGGCAACAGGCAAAAGGTATTACATCTGCTGGATAGTTGTATGCAGCCATTTAACCAGTTGAATGCTGCGCATAAAATATCAAAACCGTTTTATGCATATGCCAGATCACTCATCAACAACTATTATACGTCTTTACTGGCTTCAACATTAATACAACCTATCAGAAGTGCTGTGTATAATAAAGACAGTGCCGGGTATAATGGGGCGGCGTTGCACAGGCTCGATGGCGAGGTGCAGGAAGCCATGAAAATGATCAATTTGGCAGACCCCGCTACGCTCATGACTGATACCTACCAGGAGTTCTTATATTTTTATCAGTATGTGTATCTCGGCTATCACTTGCCACTGATGAAAGGAGAACCTGTTGTCAGGGGAACCGATAATGGAGATAAGGTTTTTATCAGGCTTGAAATAGATCTTACCAAAGAACCCGTGCGGGAATATACATTGGCGCTTTATTTAAAAACACAGCTTATCGAAAACAGGTTTCAGCTCTACATTCCCGATCTGTATAGAGAGTTTGTTGGGCAATACCCGCATAGCCGTTATATAAATTTACTGGCGGCCGGAGTTGATAAGGTCAAAAATTATTATACGCAGTCAAAAAAAGAATTAACATCCGATCAACGCTTTGTTTCCAATTATGAAAGTATTGCTACTATAGAAGAACTGCTTTCACATTTTAAGGACAAAGTGATCTATATTGATATGTGGGCCACCTGGTGCGGGCCCTGCAAAGAACAGTTTGGATTTAAAAAAGACATCGAACCCTTTTTTAAATCCAAGGGTGTGGAGGTGTTGTATATTTCTCTCGACAGGGGTAATGACAAGGAGAAATGGGTAAACATGATCAAGTACTATAACCTGGACGGGTATCATGTAATGGCCTCAGAAAAACTGGCCGGGGATATTTATAAAACATTTGGGAAGCATAATACCCTGATGATACCGCGTTATGTTATTTGTAAAGATGGAAAAGTAATCCTGAAGGATGCCAAAAGACCCCAGGATAAGACGGCTTTGATTAAACAGATTGAGTCGGTTTTGTAA